In Prochlorococcus marinus XMU1404, the following proteins share a genomic window:
- a CDS encoding 4-hydroxy-3-methylbut-2-enyl diphosphate reductase: MDTQAFRRSLHHSDRYNRRGFDSPTKRAQALEEAYQSDLISSIRDNGFTYTKGRLNIKLAQAFGFCWGVERAVAMAYETRRHYPNENIWITNEIIHNPSVNDHLRKMNVKFISAKNGIKDFSLVSNGDVVILPAFGATVQEMKLLHEKGCHIIDTTCPWVSKVWHTVEKHKKHVFTSIIHGKFKHEETLATSSFAGKYLVVLDLEEANYVSEYIMGRGNRNEFMNKFAKACSDGFDPDKDLDRVGVANQTTMLKSETEEIGKVFERTMLKKFGPENLNSHFLAFNTICDATEERQDAMFSLVDEDLDILVVIGGFNSSNTTHLQEIAITKNISSFHIDTPERISVEENSILHKPLGSDLQLKNNFLPSGKINVGITSGASTPDRVVADVIEKLVDITS; this comes from the coding sequence ATGGACACACAAGCTTTTAGAAGGTCTCTTCATCATTCTGATCGATATAATAGAAGGGGCTTTGATTCTCCAACAAAAAGAGCTCAAGCTTTAGAGGAGGCTTATCAAAGTGATTTGATAAGTTCTATAAGAGATAATGGTTTTACTTACACTAAAGGTAGACTTAATATTAAGTTAGCTCAAGCATTTGGTTTCTGTTGGGGGGTTGAAAGAGCGGTAGCGATGGCTTATGAGACTAGAAGACATTATCCTAATGAGAATATTTGGATAACAAACGAAATAATTCATAATCCCTCGGTTAATGATCACTTAAGAAAAATGAATGTAAAATTCATTTCAGCTAAAAATGGAATTAAAGATTTTTCGTTAGTTTCTAATGGTGATGTAGTTATACTTCCTGCTTTCGGAGCCACTGTTCAAGAAATGAAGCTCCTTCATGAGAAAGGTTGCCATATCATTGATACAACTTGTCCATGGGTTTCTAAAGTTTGGCATACAGTCGAAAAACATAAGAAACATGTTTTTACATCAATTATTCATGGAAAATTCAAGCATGAAGAAACTCTGGCCACTAGCTCATTCGCAGGTAAATATTTAGTTGTACTTGATCTTGAAGAAGCAAATTATGTATCTGAATACATTATGGGTAGAGGTAATAGAAATGAATTTATGAATAAATTTGCTAAAGCTTGTTCTGATGGATTTGATCCTGATAAAGATTTAGATAGAGTCGGAGTTGCTAACCAGACAACTATGCTAAAAAGTGAAACCGAAGAAATTGGAAAAGTTTTTGAAAGAACTATGTTAAAAAAATTTGGCCCAGAAAACTTAAATAGCCACTTTTTAGCTTTTAATACTATCTGTGATGCAACCGAAGAGAGACAAGATGCTATGTTCTCATTAGTTGATGAAGACCTAGATATTCTTGTCGTTATAGGAGGCTTTAATTCTTCAAATACTACTCACTTACAAGAAATAGCAATTACAAAAAATATCTCTTCTTTTCACATAGATACACCAGAGAGAATATCAGTTGAAGAAAATTCAATATTACATAAGCCACTAGGATCAGATTTACAACTTAAAAATAATTTTTTACCTAGTGGGAAAATTAATGTTGGAATTACTTCAGGTGCATCAACTCCTGATAGGGTTGTTGCAGATGTTATTGAGAAGTTAGTTGATATTACTTCTTAA